In a single window of the Pseudomonas lutea genome:
- a CDS encoding malonate decarboxylase holo-ACP synthase, translating to MVMSTVESLLPHDLLWGLPASALPVDAPAWAFEVVGLGHPVVVRRARVAAGLVAVGVRGLSRDQRYATHMKLDEVQRRVRPEALNTMTPDADWPALRALQQVRPLMEALGLPWGVAGSAGFELASGVPVLHAGSDLDLILRTPNFMDRQHAARLVEQLAGAVCRIDLQLQTPLGAVALREWAGPSRQVLLKTEDGARLVDNPWLAQVCAA from the coding sequence GTGGTAATGAGCACTGTCGAGTCGCTGCTGCCCCACGATTTGTTGTGGGGCTTGCCGGCGTCTGCGTTGCCGGTCGACGCACCAGCCTGGGCGTTCGAGGTCGTTGGCCTGGGTCATCCGGTGGTGGTGCGCCGCGCCCGTGTCGCGGCAGGCTTGGTGGCGGTGGGCGTGCGGGGTCTCTCGCGGGATCAGCGCTACGCCACTCATATGAAACTCGACGAGGTGCAACGGCGCGTGCGGCCTGAAGCGTTGAACACCATGACGCCTGACGCCGACTGGCCGGCCTTGCGCGCCTTGCAGCAAGTCCGTCCACTGATGGAAGCGCTCGGCCTGCCATGGGGCGTGGCGGGCAGTGCCGGCTTTGAACTGGCCAGTGGCGTCCCAGTGTTGCATGCAGGCAGCGACCTCGATCTTATCCTGCGCACCCCGAATTTTATGGACCGGCAGCACGCCGCGCGTTTGGTCGAGCAGTTGGCTGGCGCGGTGTGCCGCATCGACCTTCAGCTGCAGACTCCGTTGGGTGCAGTGGCGCTGCGCGAGTGGGCAGGACCGTCACGCCAGGTGCTGCTCAAAACCGAAGACGGCGCACGGCTTGTGGATAACCCTTGGCTGGCGCAGGTGTGCGCGGCATGA
- a CDS encoding CopG family ribbon-helix-helix protein, with amino-acid sequence MSQVPELPFSTQTPTLESDIYAFRAHGDHMSSTALSFQADQETVQTLDQLASATGRDRQYHLQQALSRYLESEMRQIRDISDGIADAEAGNLTDIESVRAGWVKRADNSPD; translated from the coding sequence ATGTCGCAAGTACCTGAATTGCCTTTTTCGACCCAGACTCCTACCTTGGAAAGCGATATTTACGCTTTTCGAGCCCATGGAGATCACATGTCATCGACGGCCCTGTCATTCCAAGCCGATCAAGAAACGGTGCAAACACTGGATCAGTTGGCCAGCGCCACTGGGCGTGATCGGCAATACCACCTCCAGCAGGCGTTGAGCCGTTACCTGGAATCCGAGATGCGCCAGATAAGGGATATTTCTGACGGCATTGCGGATGCCGAAGCAGGAAATCTTACTGACATCGAATCTGTGCGAGCTGGATGGGTGAAGCGTGCTGACAATAGCCCTGACTGA
- a CDS encoding type II toxin-antitoxin system RelE/ParE family toxin, which produces MLTIALTDKAQSDLEGIHEYYATICGSVVANRIVIDVLGELESLRTFSGLGRRSEFPGVRELVLGRYPYAAPYRVKGDQVQVLRVLHHSMDR; this is translated from the coding sequence GTGCTGACAATAGCCCTGACTGACAAGGCTCAGAGTGATCTAGAGGGCATACATGAATATTACGCGACGATATGCGGCTCGGTAGTCGCCAACCGAATCGTGATTGACGTGCTTGGTGAGTTGGAGTCATTGAGGACGTTTAGTGGGCTGGGCCGGCGATCGGAATTCCCGGGCGTCAGGGAGCTGGTGTTAGGTCGATACCCGTATGCGGCGCCGTATCGGGTAAAGGGGGATCAGGTGCAGGTCTTGAGGGTTCTGCATCACAGCATGGATCGATGA
- a CDS encoding biotin-independent malonate decarboxylase subunit beta, which produces MTDSAQLLKKHSFVELGARQRARALLDAGSFRELIDPFERLVSPWLAKQGVVPQADDGVVIAKGTVNGKSVVICAIEGGFQGGSMGEVGGAKMAGALELAAEDNRNGVPTSAILLLETGGVRLQEANLGLAAIADIHAAIVDLRRYQPVICVVAGSVGCFGGMSIAAGLCSYLVVTQEARLGLNGPQVIEQEAGIEEYDSRDRPFIWSLTGGEQRFASGLVDAFVADDISAIQQQVRTLLHKGKPELERSSRYAWFLERLSQVDTARQIEPATVRSVYQGDRS; this is translated from the coding sequence ATGACTGACAGCGCACAGCTGCTGAAGAAACACAGTTTCGTCGAACTCGGCGCCCGGCAACGCGCTCGTGCACTGCTGGATGCCGGCAGTTTTCGTGAGCTGATCGACCCCTTCGAGCGTCTGGTCTCCCCTTGGCTGGCCAAGCAAGGTGTGGTGCCACAGGCCGACGATGGGGTGGTCATCGCCAAAGGCACGGTTAATGGAAAATCGGTAGTGATCTGCGCTATTGAAGGCGGTTTTCAAGGCGGCAGCATGGGTGAGGTTGGCGGCGCAAAAATGGCCGGCGCACTCGAACTGGCCGCCGAAGACAACCGCAATGGCGTCCCAACTTCCGCGATTCTGCTGCTGGAAACCGGCGGCGTCCGCTTGCAGGAAGCCAATCTCGGTCTGGCCGCGATTGCCGACATTCACGCCGCCATTGTTGATCTGCGTCGTTATCAACCGGTGATCTGCGTCGTGGCCGGCAGCGTGGGTTGTTTCGGCGGGATGTCGATCGCGGCGGGGTTGTGCAGCTATCTGGTGGTCACTCAGGAAGCGCGTCTGGGCTTGAACGGCCCGCAGGTCATCGAGCAGGAAGCCGGCATTGAAGAGTACGACTCACGTGACCGGCCGTTTATCTGGAGCCTGACCGGAGGTGAGCAACGTTTCGCCAGCGGCCTGGTGGATGCTTTTGTCGCTGATGACATCAGCGCCATTCAGCAACAGGTGCGGACCTTGCTGCACAAGGGTAAACCCGAGTTGGAGCGCAGCAGTCGATACGCCTGGTTTCTCGAACGTCTGTCGCAAGTGGACACTGCTCGCCAGATAGAACCCGCGACCGTGCGCAGCGTGTACCAGGGAGATCGCTCATGA
- the mdcH gene encoding malonate decarboxylase subunit epsilon yields MSSFWAFPGQGAQQPGMLHGLPDHPLVAQCLAEASAVLNEDALTLDTAAALQSTRAVQLCLLIAGVACARVLLADGSTPDMVAGLSIGAYPAAVIAGALGFSDAVRLVALRGELMQSAYPQGYGMTALIGLDQPAVESLIARIHSDESPVYLANINADNQFVVAGRDEAMAAVAALAKEQGAAAAKRLAVSVPSHCELLAEPARTLADAFASVSLSAPTLKYLSGSTARPMLSADKVRDDLAFNMCRVVDWRSTVQTAYERGARLQIELPPGIVLTGLARRVFEQGTAVAYQGARLDTLSALSREEERRHP; encoded by the coding sequence ATGAGCAGCTTCTGGGCGTTTCCCGGTCAGGGCGCGCAACAGCCGGGCATGCTCCACGGGTTGCCGGATCATCCCTTGGTTGCGCAGTGCCTGGCAGAGGCGAGCGCTGTGTTGAATGAAGATGCCTTGACCCTCGACACCGCTGCTGCCCTGCAATCTACCCGCGCCGTTCAGTTGTGTCTTTTGATCGCCGGCGTGGCGTGCGCGCGGGTGTTGCTGGCCGATGGAAGCACCCCTGACATGGTCGCGGGTTTGTCAATTGGCGCTTATCCCGCAGCGGTCATCGCAGGGGCGCTGGGTTTCTCCGATGCCGTACGGCTGGTCGCGCTGCGGGGCGAGCTGATGCAAAGCGCTTATCCACAGGGCTACGGCATGACTGCGCTGATCGGGCTCGACCAACCCGCGGTCGAGTCGCTGATCGCTCGAATTCACAGCGATGAGAGCCCGGTCTATCTGGCCAACATCAACGCTGATAACCAGTTTGTGGTTGCCGGGCGCGACGAAGCCATGGCGGCTGTCGCTGCGCTCGCGAAAGAGCAGGGCGCCGCAGCGGCCAAGCGACTGGCGGTCAGCGTGCCGTCCCATTGCGAGTTGCTGGCAGAACCTGCACGCACGCTTGCCGATGCGTTTGCCAGCGTTTCCCTGAGCGCACCGACACTGAAGTACCTCAGCGGCAGCACGGCGCGGCCGATGCTCAGCGCCGACAAGGTACGCGACGATCTGGCGTTCAACATGTGCCGAGTCGTCGACTGGCGCAGCACGGTGCAAACCGCGTACGAGCGCGGCGCGCGGCTTCAAATCGAGCTGCCGCCGGGCATCGTACTCACCGGCCTGGCGCGCCGCGTTTTTGAACAGGGC
- a CDS encoding triphosphoribosyl-dephospho-CoA synthase, with amino-acid sequence MRAHKFDVALSAPAGSALLSDRLADLAVDALIDEADLSPKPALVDRRSSGAHTDLHLGLMHASALSLWPAFKEMADAATSIGDVNPQLRETIGRFGREGEAAMLRTTHGVNTHRGAIWALGLLVTAAALNPDDLSSAGLCQRAAHLASISDRHQPVTLSHGRAVTQKYGAKGAREQAQMGFPAVTQAGLPQLARSRAAGHGEQNARLDALLAIMSTLTDTCVLHRAGEEGLHAMHNGAQQVLAAGGSATLGGRRALNQLDQRLLSLNASPGGAADLLAACLFIDSLEPALGDVMRNI; translated from the coding sequence ATGCGCGCGCATAAATTCGATGTCGCACTCAGCGCCCCCGCCGGATCGGCGTTGCTGTCGGACCGACTGGCTGATCTGGCAGTCGACGCACTGATTGATGAAGCCGATCTTTCACCGAAACCGGCGCTGGTGGATCGCCGCAGCAGCGGCGCCCACACCGATCTTCATTTGGGCCTGATGCACGCCTCAGCGTTGTCGTTGTGGCCTGCGTTCAAGGAGATGGCCGATGCTGCCACTTCCATTGGCGACGTCAACCCGCAGCTGCGTGAAACCATTGGGCGCTTTGGTCGCGAAGGCGAAGCAGCGATGCTGCGCACCACTCACGGGGTCAACACCCATCGCGGGGCAATCTGGGCGCTGGGTTTGCTGGTCACCGCGGCGGCGCTGAATCCTGATGATCTTTCGTCTGCCGGGCTGTGCCAGCGTGCAGCGCATCTGGCGTCGATCAGCGATCGTCATCAGCCCGTCACCCTCAGTCATGGCCGAGCCGTTACGCAAAAGTACGGCGCGAAAGGTGCGCGGGAGCAAGCGCAGATGGGCTTTCCTGCCGTGACCCAGGCCGGGTTGCCGCAGCTCGCACGCAGTCGCGCCGCCGGGCATGGCGAACAGAACGCACGACTGGATGCCCTGCTGGCGATCATGAGCACGCTGACCGACACCTGTGTGTTGCATCGGGCGGGTGAAGAAGGTCTGCACGCCATGCACAACGGCGCGCAGCAGGTGCTGGCCGCAGGCGGCAGCGCAACCCTGGGCGGGCGACGCGCGCTGAACCAGCTCGATCAACGCTTGTTGAGCCTGAATGCCTCACCCGGTGGCGCGGCCGATTTGCTGGCCGCTTGCCTGTTTATCGATAGCCTTGAGCCTGCGCTCGGCGATGTGATGAGGAATATCTGA
- a CDS encoding chemotaxis protein CheW codes for MSDTNTQTARLTSLTGLLIPLSDRHLLLPNVAVAELIDYQDSVADPSAPKWYLGPINWRHRSLPLLSFEAACGSRARVGGRARIVVLNALGGRPDLKFIALLTQGIPRSCKLDSQLSYVDVPLTELELAAVQVGDTVANIPDLVALEEWLVDAGLVQMTPNL; via the coding sequence ATGTCTGATACCAACACGCAGACCGCACGCCTGACCAGCCTGACCGGGTTACTCATCCCGCTCAGCGACCGGCATCTGTTGTTGCCCAACGTCGCGGTCGCCGAACTGATTGACTACCAGGACAGCGTTGCTGATCCCTCGGCACCCAAGTGGTACCTGGGACCAATCAATTGGCGGCATCGCAGCTTGCCGCTGCTCAGCTTCGAAGCCGCCTGTGGCAGCCGCGCCCGCGTGGGCGGACGTGCACGCATCGTCGTCCTCAACGCCCTTGGCGGCCGGCCGGACCTGAAATTCATTGCCTTGCTGACACAGGGCATTCCGCGCTCCTGCAAACTCGACAGCCAACTCAGCTACGTCGACGTGCCGCTGACCGAGCTGGAACTGGCTGCGGTGCAGGTAGGCGACACCGTTGCGAATATCCCGGACCTTGTGGCGCTGGAGGAGTGGTTGGTGGATGCGGGGCTGGTGCAGATGACGCCGAATCTGTAA
- a CDS encoding malonate decarboxylase subunit delta, whose amino-acid sequence METLSFEFPAGQPPLNRALVGCVGSGDLEVLLEPGLPGKLTIQVVTSVNGSSARWENLFQRMFEGQTPPALSIDIHDFGATPGVVRLRLEQGFEEVGHD is encoded by the coding sequence ATGGAAACCCTGTCTTTTGAATTTCCAGCCGGGCAGCCGCCTTTGAACCGTGCGCTGGTGGGTTGCGTGGGCTCCGGCGATCTGGAGGTGCTCCTTGAACCGGGCCTGCCGGGCAAGCTGACGATTCAGGTGGTGACGTCGGTCAACGGCAGTTCGGCGCGCTGGGAAAACCTGTTTCAGCGCATGTTCGAGGGGCAAACGCCTCCCGCACTGAGCATCGACATTCACGACTTCGGCGCCACACCAGGGGTGGTCCGACTGCGCCTGGAGCAAGGGTTCGAGGAGGTCGGTCATGACTGA
- the mdcA gene encoding malonate decarboxylase subunit alpha, with protein sequence MTTTTKLDPRWSRRRTEKLRRLDLVRSFADGVVLPTDKIVAALEALIAPGDRVVLEGNNQKQADFLSRSLVKADPGKLHDLHMIMPSVGRAEHLDLFERGIARKLDFSFAGTQSLRISQLLEDGLLEIGAIHTYIELYSRLLVDLIPNVVLSAGFMADRAGNIYTGASTEDTPALIEPAAFSDGIVIVQVNQLVDDVSDLPRVDIPASWVDFVVVADKPFYIEPLFTRDPRHIKPVHVLMAMMAIRGIYEKHNVQSLNHGIGFNTAAIELILPTYGESLGLKGKICRNWTLNPHPTLIPAIESGWVESVHCFGTELGMENYIAARPDVFFTGHDGSMRSNRMMCQLAGQYAVDLFIGATLQVDGDGHSSTVTRGRLAGFGGAPNMGHDPRGRRHATPAWLDMRQQSGDGPDAYLERGKKLVVQMVETFQEGGKPTFVETLDAVEVAKKSGMPLAPIMIYGDDVTHLLTEEGIAYLYKARSLEERQAMIAAVAGVTSIGMRHNPKDTARMRREGLIALPEDLGIRRTDASRELLAAKSVAELVEWSGGLYSPPPKFRSW encoded by the coding sequence ATGACCACAACAACCAAACTTGACCCGCGCTGGTCGCGTCGTCGCACTGAAAAGCTGCGACGGCTCGACCTGGTGCGTTCCTTCGCCGATGGCGTTGTACTGCCCACCGACAAGATTGTTGCCGCGCTTGAGGCGTTGATCGCACCGGGTGATCGCGTGGTGCTTGAAGGCAACAACCAGAAGCAGGCTGATTTCCTCTCACGCTCGCTGGTCAAGGCAGATCCCGGCAAGCTCCACGATCTGCACATGATCATGCCCAGCGTCGGCCGTGCCGAGCATCTGGATCTGTTCGAACGCGGCATCGCCCGCAAGCTGGACTTTTCTTTCGCCGGCACGCAGAGCCTGCGCATCAGTCAGTTGCTGGAAGACGGACTGCTGGAAATCGGCGCGATTCATACCTACATCGAGCTTTACTCCCGGTTGCTGGTCGACCTCATTCCCAACGTGGTGCTCTCGGCCGGCTTCATGGCCGACCGAGCCGGCAACATCTACACCGGCGCCAGTACCGAAGACACACCCGCGTTGATCGAACCCGCTGCGTTCAGCGATGGCATCGTCATTGTCCAGGTCAACCAGTTGGTGGACGACGTGAGCGACCTGCCACGCGTGGACATCCCGGCGTCGTGGGTGGACTTCGTGGTCGTGGCGGATAAGCCGTTTTACATTGAGCCGTTGTTCACTCGCGACCCGCGCCACATCAAGCCGGTGCACGTGTTGATGGCGATGATGGCGATTCGCGGGATCTACGAGAAACACAACGTTCAGTCGCTCAATCACGGCATCGGCTTCAATACCGCGGCCATCGAGCTGATCCTGCCGACCTACGGCGAGTCGCTGGGCCTCAAGGGCAAAATCTGCCGAAACTGGACGCTGAATCCGCATCCGACACTCATTCCTGCCATCGAAAGCGGCTGGGTCGAAAGCGTGCACTGCTTCGGCACTGAATTGGGCATGGAGAATTACATTGCCGCGAGGCCAGACGTGTTCTTCACCGGACACGACGGCTCGATGCGCTCCAACCGGATGATGTGCCAGTTGGCCGGGCAGTACGCCGTGGATCTGTTCATCGGTGCCACGCTGCAAGTCGACGGCGATGGCCATTCCTCTACCGTCACGCGCGGGCGACTTGCCGGCTTCGGTGGTGCGCCAAACATGGGCCACGACCCGCGCGGCCGACGTCATGCCACCCCGGCCTGGCTGGACATGCGCCAGCAAAGCGGCGACGGACCTGATGCCTATCTTGAGCGCGGTAAAAAGCTTGTCGTGCAAATGGTCGAGACCTTCCAGGAAGGCGGCAAACCGACCTTCGTCGAAACCCTCGACGCCGTGGAAGTCGCGAAAAAGAGCGGCATGCCGCTGGCGCCGATCATGATCTACGGCGACGACGTGACCCATCTGCTGACCGAAGAAGGCATCGCGTACCTGTACAAAGCGCGCAGCCTGGAGGAGCGTCAGGCGATGATCGCTGCTGTCGCGGGAGTGACCTCCATCGGCATGCGGCATAACCCTAAAGACACCGCTCGCATGCGCCGCGAAGGCCTGATCGCACTGCCCGAAGATCTGGGCATTCGCAGGACCGACGCCAGTCGTGAACTGCTCGCAGCCAAGAGCGTCGCCGAGCTGGTGGAGTGGTCCGGTGGCCTCTACAGCCCTCCGCCAAAATTCAGGAGCTGGTGA
- the mdcE gene encoding biotin-independent malonate decarboxylase subunit gamma: protein MSTYSLRGLNWFNALAANASEVTGLPASVKAADGTLGDRPARFVAAVADAANRFPRAQSGEVGLLEGWGLAQAVDGAIELDRDSGSKRTLVAIIDVPSQAYGRREEALGIHQALAGAVDAYARARLAGHPVIGLLVGKAMSGAFLAHGYQANRLIALRDPGVMVHAMGKASAARVTLRSVEELEKLAASVPPMAYDIDSYASLGLLWETLSVEQIEQPTASDLNRVQDCLIAAIKDTLAGANDLSSRLGAPNRAASAKVRELLRAQW from the coding sequence ATGAGCACTTATTCACTTCGTGGCTTGAACTGGTTCAATGCGCTGGCCGCCAACGCCTCTGAAGTCACTGGACTCCCGGCGTCGGTCAAAGCCGCCGACGGAACGCTCGGTGATCGTCCGGCACGTTTCGTTGCAGCGGTTGCCGACGCTGCCAACCGCTTTCCCCGCGCGCAGAGCGGCGAGGTGGGCCTGCTCGAAGGATGGGGGCTGGCACAGGCTGTGGACGGCGCCATCGAGCTGGATCGGGACAGTGGCAGCAAACGCACGCTCGTCGCGATCATCGACGTACCCAGTCAGGCCTATGGCCGCAGGGAAGAAGCGCTGGGCATTCATCAAGCACTGGCCGGCGCCGTTGACGCTTATGCTCGGGCGCGCCTGGCCGGTCATCCGGTGATCGGTCTGTTAGTCGGCAAAGCAATGTCCGGGGCTTTCCTCGCCCATGGCTATCAGGCCAATCGGTTGATTGCCCTGCGCGATCCGGGCGTGATGGTTCATGCAATGGGCAAGGCGTCAGCGGCGCGGGTGACTCTGCGCAGCGTCGAAGAACTGGAAAAACTCGCTGCCAGCGTGCCGCCAATGGCTTACGACATTGATAGCTACGCCAGCCTCGGTTTGCTGTGGGAAACCTTGTCCGTCGAGCAAATTGAACAACCCACAGCGTCGGATCTCAATCGCGTTCAGGACTGCCTGATTGCAGCGATCAAAGACACGCTGGCCGGCGCCAATGATCTGAGCTCACGCCTGGGTGCGCCGAACCGTGCGGCGTCCGCCAAGGTCCGCGAACTGCTGCGGGCGCAGTGGTAA